In Syntrophales bacterium, the following are encoded in one genomic region:
- a CDS encoding TRAP transporter large permease subunit — MEFIANNFVPLLFVGLFCFLLTGFPVAFSLAATGLTFGFIGIQAGMFHNSLFQALPLRIFGIVQNETMLAIPFFTFMGLILERSGMAEDLLETVGQLFGPLRGGLAIATIFVGALLAATTGVMAAAVISMGLISLPIMLRYGYNNSVTAGVITASGTLAQIIPPSLVLIVMADQLGCSVGDMYAGAMVPGLLLVALFMLFIIILAIVRPRWVPALPKEARIYREENGASGYISLLVVLGIAIAAAFVWSYFHDSIINPLIGRTDKAPSDEIITLSVTVASLVAFVMAIANKLLRLHLLSKLSERVVFALLPPLVLIFLVLGTIFIGVATPTEGGAMGASGAMIMAFSRRKLNFALFKQALENTTILSCFVMFILIGATVFSFTFNAADGHLWVEHIFAQLPGGRLSFLIAVNILVFILGCFIDFFEIAFIVIPLLVGVATKLDINLVWFGVLIGMNLQTSFLSPPFGFALFYLRSVAPRNDYIDRITGKTVKAMTTPQIYKGSVLFIALQVIMVIVVLSFPQLVTGGLDKNKAVNLDSIKLEAEQGEYGEEQSAATLEAPSPEQADGQETSLAPESGAGGQKEEEDPMAAVMRALEKDKGKK; from the coding sequence ATGGAATTCATCGCCAATAACTTCGTCCCTCTGCTTTTCGTCGGCCTTTTCTGCTTTTTGTTAACCGGGTTCCCGGTCGCCTTCAGCCTTGCGGCCACCGGCCTTACCTTCGGGTTCATCGGGATACAGGCAGGGATGTTCCATAATTCCCTGTTCCAGGCGCTGCCGCTCAGAATCTTCGGGATCGTCCAGAATGAAACCATGCTGGCGATTCCCTTTTTTACCTTTATGGGTCTCATCCTCGAGAGAAGCGGCATGGCCGAGGACCTGCTGGAAACGGTCGGCCAGTTGTTCGGCCCTCTGCGGGGCGGCCTCGCCATAGCGACGATCTTTGTCGGCGCCCTACTGGCTGCGACCACCGGCGTGATGGCGGCGGCTGTCATCTCGATGGGGCTGATCTCGCTGCCGATTATGCTCCGCTATGGCTACAACAACAGCGTCACCGCCGGGGTCATCACCGCCTCTGGCACACTGGCGCAGATCATTCCACCCTCCCTGGTCTTGATCGTCATGGCCGATCAACTGGGATGTTCCGTCGGCGATATGTACGCCGGCGCGATGGTTCCGGGCTTGCTTCTGGTGGCACTGTTCATGCTTTTTATCATTATCCTTGCCATCGTCCGGCCAAGGTGGGTGCCAGCTCTGCCGAAAGAGGCGCGCATCTATAGGGAAGAAAACGGCGCCAGCGGTTACATATCCCTGCTGGTTGTCCTCGGCATCGCGATTGCCGCGGCGTTTGTCTGGAGCTACTTTCACGATTCCATAATCAATCCGCTTATCGGCCGCACAGACAAGGCGCCTTCCGACGAAATCATCACCCTTTCCGTGACTGTGGCCTCGTTAGTGGCATTTGTGATGGCAATAGCCAATAAACTCCTCCGCCTCCATCTGCTGTCCAAACTTTCTGAGCGCGTCGTTTTTGCGCTGCTCCCTCCGCTGGTGCTGATCTTTCTGGTCCTCGGCACCATTTTCATCGGCGTCGCCACCCCGACTGAAGGGGGGGCTATGGGAGCTTCCGGCGCCATGATCATGGCCTTCTCCCGGCGAAAGCTTAATTTTGCACTTTTCAAGCAGGCCCTTGAAAACACAACTATTCTTTCCTGCTTTGTCATGTTTATCCTGATCGGGGCGACGGTGTTCAGCTTTACCTTCAATGCGGCGGACGGCCACCTCTGGGTTGAACATATCTTTGCCCAACTTCCGGGCGGAAGGCTGAGTTTTCTGATCGCAGTGAACATCCTGGTCTTTATACTGGGCTGTTTCATCGATTTTTTCGAGATCGCGTTCATCGTCATCCCGCTTCTGGTCGGGGTGGCCACCAAACTGGACATCAACCTGGTATGGTTCGGCGTCCTGATCGGGATGAACCTGCAAACCTCCTTCCTGTCGCCCCCGTTCGGCTTTGCCCTTTTCTACCTCCGCAGCGTTGCCCCGCGCAACGATTATATCGACCGGATAACGGGCAAGACGGTTAAGGCCATGACAACGCCCCAGATTTACAAGGGCTCCGTTTTATTCATCGCCCTGCAGGTGATTATGGTGATCGTGGTGTTATCCTTTCCGCAGCTCGTAACCGGCGGGCTCGACAAGAATAAGGCGGTGAATCTCGACAGCATAAAGCTCGAAGCCGAGCAGGGGGAATACGGGGAAGAGCAAAGCGCCGCAACGCTGGAGGCCCCCTCGCCGGAACAGGCGGACGGCCAGGAAACATCCCTGGCGCCGGAGAGCGGCGCCGGCGGACAGAAGGAAGAGGAGGATCCTATGGCAGCGGTCATGCGCGCGCTGGAAAAGGACAAGGGCAAAAAATAA
- the dctP gene encoding TRAP transporter substrate-binding protein DctP, with protein MKKEKKMAEGRRSFLKKAGAGMVAGAGIAAGMGVAAPFVHAQSAIRWRLAMSFPRSLDTIYNPVEEFAKIIGEMSGGKFTISVHPAGELLPAFGVVDGVQNGTVECCFTAAYYFFGKDEVFAIGSAIPFGLNSRQMTAWMFEGNGLKLMREFYHNYNIINFPMGNTGAQMGGWYRKELKSLSDVKGLKMRTAGIAGTVMQRLGMVTVSLPAGEIYTSLEKGAIDAVEWIGPYDDLKLGLYKVAPHYYYPGWWEGSTQADLYINIKAFEALPAEYKAMIEAASARSQIKFQAGYDVKNPTALKQLVAGGAKLHRFPKDIMDAAFKESMALYGELSAKNPRWKKIYEDYSKFRADENMWFRFAEAGFDNFMHAQKL; from the coding sequence ATGAAGAAAGAAAAGAAGATGGCTGAAGGGAGACGTTCGTTTTTAAAGAAAGCGGGAGCGGGCATGGTGGCTGGCGCCGGCATTGCCGCCGGAATGGGGGTTGCGGCCCCCTTTGTTCATGCCCAGTCAGCCATTCGCTGGCGTCTGGCGATGAGTTTTCCAAGATCGCTTGACACCATCTACAATCCGGTCGAGGAGTTTGCCAAGATTATCGGCGAGATGTCCGGCGGCAAGTTTACCATATCTGTGCACCCCGCCGGAGAACTTCTCCCCGCCTTTGGCGTTGTTGACGGCGTGCAGAACGGAACGGTGGAGTGCTGCTTCACAGCCGCTTACTATTTCTTCGGCAAGGATGAGGTATTCGCGATCGGCAGCGCCATCCCCTTTGGTCTGAATTCAAGGCAGATGACCGCCTGGATGTTCGAGGGCAACGGCCTGAAGCTCATGCGCGAATTCTATCATAATTATAATATCATCAACTTCCCGATGGGCAATACCGGGGCGCAGATGGGCGGGTGGTATCGTAAGGAGTTGAAATCGTTAAGTGATGTTAAGGGCTTGAAGATGAGAACCGCCGGCATTGCCGGAACGGTCATGCAGCGGCTCGGGATGGTGACGGTGAGCCTGCCCGCCGGCGAGATTTACACCTCGCTGGAGAAGGGCGCCATCGACGCCGTCGAGTGGATCGGCCCCTATGACGACCTGAAGCTTGGTCTGTACAAGGTTGCGCCTCATTACTACTATCCCGGCTGGTGGGAGGGGAGCACGCAGGCTGACCTGTACATCAATATAAAGGCATTCGAGGCGCTTCCGGCGGAGTATAAGGCGATGATCGAGGCCGCCTCGGCGCGTTCGCAAATCAAATTCCAGGCCGGTTACGATGTCAAGAATCCGACAGCCCTGAAGCAGTTGGTGGCAGGCGGCGCCAAGCTGCACCGTTTCCCCAAGGACATCATGGATGCCGCGTTCAAGGAGTCGATGGCGCTCTATGGAGAGCTCTCCGCGAAGAACCCTCGCTGGAAGAAGATTTACGAAGACTACAGCAAGTTCCGGGCGGACGAGAATATGTGGTTCAGGTTTGCCGAAGCCGGGTTCGACAATTTTATGCATGCGCAGAAGCTTTAG
- a CDS encoding TRAP transporter small permease subunit codes for MTVLLKISGLIDGLSRRIGQVIIWFILASVLLSTGNALARKLFRIGSNAFTEMQWYLYGAVFLLGAGYAFLKNAHVRIDFVSSHLSPRARSVIDILGIILFLAPLCLLLIGLSWPLFVNALQSGEMSQSAGGLIRWPVYLLLPIGISLLLLQSFSELVKRIAFLKGMIPDPLSHKIENEDCAETHSDPSRSEVC; via the coding sequence ATGACGGTGCTTCTCAAAATATCCGGGCTGATCGATGGCTTGAGCAGACGAATCGGTCAGGTTATTATCTGGTTTATTCTGGCCTCGGTGCTTTTAAGCACCGGCAATGCTCTGGCGCGCAAACTTTTCAGAATTGGCTCCAACGCGTTTACCGAAATGCAGTGGTACCTTTACGGAGCCGTCTTCCTGCTGGGCGCCGGCTACGCCTTCCTCAAAAATGCCCACGTCCGGATCGATTTTGTTTCCTCTCATCTCTCCCCCCGAGCGCGCTCAGTAATTGACATCCTGGGCATCATCCTTTTTCTGGCGCCTCTGTGCTTACTTTTGATTGGCCTTTCCTGGCCGCTGTTTGTCAATGCCCTGCAAAGCGGAGAAATGTCGCAAAGCGCCGGCGGACTTATCCGCTGGCCGGTTTATCTGCTGTTGCCGATCGGCATTTCACTGCTGCTGTTGCAGAGCTTTTCGGAACTGGTAAAGCGGATCGCTTTTTTGAAAGGGATGATTCCTGATCCGCTCTCCCATAAGATCGAGAACGAGGATTGCGCTGAAACACACTCTGATCCCAGTCGATCGGAGGTATGCTGA
- a CDS encoding indolepyruvate oxidoreductase subunit beta yields the protein MAAGTLSKEPFNLIVAGVGGQGNVLLSAFIGLALVREGFMVSVADTFGVSQRGGSVTSHIKISQETSYSSVTLRGKADVILGMEPVETLRALGEFGNPDVVAIVNPRPVHPSGGIPYPDLDEVKQAIRKLSAKAMFVNATEEALKMGDPIYTNIILLGALMGAEVLPVGRQALLPILQERFPQGIFEMNLKAFNKGIELIKGA from the coding sequence ATGGCTGCCGGAACATTGTCAAAAGAACCATTTAACCTGATTGTGGCAGGGGTTGGCGGCCAGGGTAACGTGCTTTTGTCCGCGTTTATTGGCTTGGCGCTTGTCCGCGAAGGGTTTATGGTTAGTGTTGCCGATACCTTCGGCGTGAGTCAGCGGGGGGGATCGGTGACCAGTCATATCAAGATTTCCCAAGAGACCTCTTACAGTTCCGTCACACTCCGGGGGAAGGCCGATGTCATTCTCGGCATGGAGCCGGTCGAGACCCTCAGGGCTTTGGGAGAATTCGGGAACCCGGACGTGGTTGCGATCGTGAATCCCCGGCCGGTGCATCCCTCCGGCGGCATTCCCTATCCCGATCTGGATGAGGTTAAGCAGGCGATCCGCAAACTTTCCGCAAAGGCAATGTTTGTAAATGCCACCGAAGAGGCGTTGAAGATGGGCGATCCGATCTATACGAATATCATCCTGCTGGGCGCCCTGATGGGGGCGGAGGTGTTGCCTGTAGGGAGACAGGCCCTGCTGCCCATTTTGCAAGAGCGTTTTCCGCAGGGAATATTCGAAATGAATCTCAAGGCTTTCAACAAAGGAATAGAGCTTATCAAGGGCGCCTGA